One genomic segment of Candidatus Omnitrophota bacterium includes these proteins:
- a CDS encoding pilus assembly protein TadG-related protein — MFIYFHQNRLNYEKGQMMPVFILVLVVIITMALVTVNISKIGLIKTDSSNAADAGALAGGAAMANTFNSIAYANSEMKAAYDEFFAQMSTMFAMQLVALVLTKTSATAAQISATAGLAAGQAADTSAMLALDEINSDLPCIAIGFAESASQSTTAALAAMTAAEASIGTATAMMTAIKITTVGMMLSTFFFAVAQNFMYLSIRKMAREGRKNAIRVAHQYLFNNSGITQKLKRNILKDPDFGIGNWQQFSNYQQAFALFMKFIVKDNSFYTYPWIDGQNRTHTVTSQVDIRPVDKFSLKVSNLPLPAIEAIFAVILITVSAAISQFSATLASYGKAIASYTDTKTNYEKALEALERACDTYWPCHLLGISCDVYEASMNDAITALTKGEEANKAGNGFVEAGLGTNASAIGTIAPISTLLVGGNASALGGLRPGPTFTSFSDADGLLFIIDWIEDVVHDRLVRVSTTQTHAGGDLTLWQTKYPNISSYSIVSFQGDGQIKPQPKANFDADIKWTDIYLPEINPPEDAVCKEVEGKVGLLQEQLDNLQASSDSMEANANDVDGYAQTVTEDSNALASSYTSIGSGLSLSAAETREGTSAIDNKVQNIVNSLQSILTWIQILMDPQLLPILLELIKSLPQIKDGILAGASFLDGGASFLNGEADRLNSTVGSETQAYGESTNTIREHIGEGGVQQNEINAMQAEIEQYKKDYSQCSF, encoded by the coding sequence ATGTTTATTTATTTTCACCAGAATAGATTAAATTACGAAAAAGGGCAGATGATGCCCGTTTTTATTTTGGTGCTGGTAGTTATTATTACAATGGCATTGGTTACTGTAAATATTTCTAAGATTGGTCTAATCAAGACAGACTCTTCAAATGCTGCAGATGCCGGTGCTCTGGCCGGAGGCGCTGCAATGGCAAATACTTTTAATAGTATTGCCTATGCTAATTCAGAGATGAAGGCTGCATATGATGAATTCTTCGCGCAGATGTCCACGATGTTTGCTATGCAGCTGGTTGCTTTAGTGTTGACTAAAACTTCCGCGACCGCAGCTCAAATAAGCGCAACAGCAGGCTTAGCAGCCGGCCAGGCCGCTGATACGTCTGCAATGTTAGCATTAGATGAAATTAATAGTGATTTGCCTTGTATTGCAATTGGATTTGCGGAATCGGCTTCTCAAAGCACTACTGCAGCACTCGCAGCTATGACAGCTGCTGAAGCTTCAATTGGAACAGCTACTGCCATGATGACTGCAATAAAGATAACAACAGTTGGAATGATGTTATCTACTTTCTTTTTTGCGGTTGCGCAGAATTTTATGTATTTATCTATCAGAAAAATGGCGCGAGAAGGCAGAAAGAATGCAATCAGGGTTGCCCACCAGTATCTATTTAACAATAGCGGGATAACTCAAAAGTTAAAAAGGAATATTCTAAAAGACCCGGATTTTGGAATCGGCAATTGGCAGCAATTTAGCAATTATCAACAGGCATTTGCGCTTTTTATGAAGTTTATTGTTAAAGACAACTCTTTTTATACTTACCCGTGGATAGATGGGCAAAATAGGACGCATACGGTTACTTCGCAGGTTGACATACGTCCGGTGGATAAGTTTTCGTTAAAAGTTTCTAATCTGCCGCTTCCCGCAATAGAAGCAATTTTTGCTGTAATCTTAATAACCGTTTCTGCGGCTATCTCTCAGTTTTCTGCAACCCTTGCTTCTTATGGAAAGGCAATAGCTTCTTACACCGACACAAAAACTAATTATGAGAAGGCACTTGAAGCTTTAGAGAGAGCTTGTGATACTTATTGGCCTTGCCATCTACTTGGAATAAGTTGTGATGTTTATGAGGCATCAATGAATGATGCTATAACTGCATTAACAAAAGGTGAAGAAGCTAACAAGGCAGGCAATGGTTTTGTTGAGGCTGGCTTAGGCACAAATGCATCAGCAATTGGTACAATTGCCCCAATAAGCACTCTTTTAGTAGGAGGAAATGCTTCTGCTTTGGGTGGCTTAAGGCCGGGCCCTACATTTACCAGTTTTAGCGATGCCGATGGGCTTTTGTTTATTATTGACTGGATAGAAGATGTTGTGCATGATCGTTTAGTGCGCGTTTCAACGACGCAAACTCATGCTGGAGGAGATTTGACTTTATGGCAGACTAAGTATCCAAATATTAGCAGCTATTCTATAGTTAGCTTTCAGGGAGACGGTCAAATTAAACCTCAGCCAAAAGCAAATTTTGATGCAGATATAAAATGGACTGATATCTATTTACCTGAGATAAATCCTCCGGAGGACGCGGTTTGTAAAGAAGTAGAAGGCAAAGTAGGTTTATTGCAAGAGCAGTTGGATAATCTTCAGGCAAGCAGTGATTCAATGGAAGCAAATGCAAATGATGTAGATGGGTATGCTCAAACTGTTACAGAAGATAGCAATGCTTTGGCATCAAGTTATACTAGCATAGGCTCAGGGCTTTCTTTGAGCGCTGCGGAAACCAGAGAAGGGACTAGTGCGATAGATAATAAGGTGCAGAACATAGTAAATTCTTTGCAATCCATCTTAACTTGGATTCAAATCCTGATGGATCCACAGTTGCTTCCGATATTACTGGAGTTGATAAAGTCGCTTCCTCAAATAAAGGATGGTATTCTTGCAGGCGCAAGTTTTCTTGACGGAGGAGCAAGCTTTCTTAATGGAGAAGCTGACAGGTTAAATTCTACTGTTGGCTCGGAAACGCAGGCTTACGGAGAATCCACGAACACTATAAGAGAGCATATAGGAGAAGGCGGAGTGCAACAGAATGAAATTAATGCAATGCAGGCTGAAATAGAGCAGTATAAAAAAGATTATTCCCAGTGTTCGTTTTAA